The Populus nigra chromosome 14, ddPopNigr1.1, whole genome shotgun sequence genome has a segment encoding these proteins:
- the LOC133673400 gene encoding cyclin-T1-3-like isoform X2 — MEKLEEGGCWYFSRKEIEENSPSRQDGIDLKKEAYLRKSYCTFLQDFGMRLKVPQVTIATAIIFCHRFFLRQSHAKNDRRTIATVCMFLAGKVEETPRPLKDVILVSYEIIHKKDPEAVQRIKQKEVYEQQKEIILHGERVVLATLGFDLNLLHPYKPLVDAIKKFKVAQNALAQVAWNFVNDGLRTSLCLQFKPHHIAAGAIFLAAKFLKVKLPSDGEKVWWQEFDVTPRQLEEVSNQMLELYEQNRVPPSANSEAEGSIVGGASHRATSKASSSNEEHVAPNNHSQTGSISTRLGNSNLMSRPVHEQPLADNHVGPPRTSQNHGSYHGSAEMRSASDHNMDGEPKDDLPYEIETLPSQGNTREGQTSRQALDGLGNEDLERKVARSEIKDSGESKDKHFGRIAEHREGTFAQSPQDAIKKIDRDKVKAALEKRKRSRGDMTRKTNFLDDDDLIERELEDGIELAAESEKNKHDRRQSWSKPLDREEYENSHHGKNIDARDEKHHGMRGQLSQKPDLNNIEDGELPAPDDMDQGFPSPKLTNRKHKASSPCDRKFEGKHRNDNVPGSHHYNHHDYTDDRNRMNRLGYMERDHKRHVPENHA; from the exons ATG GAAAAACTTGAAGAAGGTGGTTGTTGGTACTTTTCTAGGAAGGAAATTGAAGAGAATTCTCCATCTAGACAAGATGGCATTGACTTAAAGAAAGAGGCTTATCTACGCAAGTCATACTGTACGTTTCTACAAGATTTCGGCATGAGACTTAAAGT GCCCCAGGTAACAATTGCTACTGCAATAATTTTCTGTCACCGATTCTTTCTTCGTCAATCCCATGCGAAGAATGATAGGAGG ACTATCGCTACAGTTTGTATGTTTCTTGCGGGGAAGGTGGAGGAGACTCCCCGTCCACTGAAAGATGTTATTCTCGTTTCTTATGAAATTATCCATAAAAAGGATCCTGAAGCAGTTCAGAGGATCAAGCAAAAG GAGGTATATGAACAGCAGAAGGAAATAATTTTACATGGAGAGAGGGTTGTACTTGCAACTCTtggttttgatttaaatttgcTCCATCCGTATAAACCTCTTGTTGATGCTATAAAGAAATTCAAGGTTGCTCAGAATGCCCTTGCTCAAGTTGCATGGAATTTTGTGAATGATGG ACTGCGTACATCTCTTTGCTTGCAATTTAAGCCCCACCACATTGCAGCAGGTGCCATTTTCCTTGCTGCGAAGTTCCTCAAAGTAAAGCTCCCATCAGATGGTGAGAAGGTCTGGTGGCAAGAGTTTGATGTCACCCCACGCCAATTGGAGG AGGTTAGCAATCAGATGCTGGAACTGTATGAACAGAACCGGGTGCCCCCATCAGCTAACAGTGAAGCTGAAGGGAGCATTGTAGGTGGAGCTTCTCATCGGGCCACATCAAAAGCTTCATCTAGCAATGAAGAACATGTGGCACCTAATAATCATTCTCAGACTGGATCTATTAGTACAAGACTTGGAAACTCAAATCTAATGTCTAGACCAGTGCATGAGCAACCTCTTGCAGATAATCATGTTGGTCCTCCAAGAACCAGCCAAAACCATGGTAGTTATCATGGAAGTGCTGAGATGAGAAGTGCCTCAGACCACAATATGGATGGTGAACCTAAAGATGATCTACCCTATGAAATAGAGACATTGCCTTCCCAGGGAAATACGAGGGAAGGTCAAACCTCGAGACAAGCCTTGGATGGGCTTGGAAATGAAGATCTAGAAAGGAAGGTTGCAAGAAGTGAAATAAAAGATTCAGGAGAATCAAAAGATAAACATTTTGGTCGTATTGCGGAGCATAGAGAGGGTACGTTTGCTCAGTCACCCCAAGATGCTATTAAAAAGATTGATAGAGACAAAGTGAAGGCAgctttggaaaaaagaaagaggtccCGAGGTGACATGACTCGAAAAACAAACTTCTTGGATGACGATGATCTAATTGAGAGGGAACTGGAAGATGGAATTGAACTGGCTgctgaaagtgaaaaaaacaagCACGATAGAAGACAAAGCTGGTCCAAGCCCTTGGACAGGGAAGAATATGAGAACTCGCATCATGGAAAGAATATTGATGCAAGGGACGAAAAACATCATGGAATGAGGGGACAGTTATCTCAAAAGCCAGATCTGAACAACATTGAAGATGGGGAACTGCCTGCTCCTGATGATATGGACCAGGGTTTTCCCTCACCTAAGCTGACCAACCGCAAACACAAGGCATCAAGCCCATGTGACAGAAAGTTTGAGGGGAAGCATCGGAATGATAATGTGCCTGGGTCTCACCATTATAATCATCATGATTATACAGATGATCGAAACAGGATGAACCGGCTTGGTTATATGGAGAGAGATCATAAAAGACATGTCCCAGAAAATCATGCCTGA
- the LOC133672250 gene encoding putative Peroxidase 48, with translation MAKLMKRKTKTLIVIFIISVILSLKFPSEIEEEERAKREKLEKEERTFSVFLQRESATSTRGGVVSLADELHGLEYDFYRQNCPQAESIVRSTMARIYMQQNDISFGLLRLLFHDCFIKGCDASVFLDDSNGNKNRSIERQAAPNKTLRGINEIDMIKEELDNACPGVVSCADTLALATRDAVVLAGGPFYPVFTGRRDSTQSYFDEAMDEIPKPNDNITRTLFLFSRRGFDERETVNLLGAHNVGKISCDFIRNRLTNFSGTGQPDASVDHDFLNELRLACQDSNSTNHNGTVASMTSREMRNSSSAMIFQGLSASIPSGARFDNHYYQNLLGGRGLLFADQQLMADENTARLVAVYASDDGTTFRRDFSRSMVKMSNLGVLTGTLGQVRNKCSFPTSQS, from the exons ATGGCAAAGTTAATGAAGAGAAAGACAAAGACACTTATAGTTATCTTCATAATCTCTGtgattctttctttaaaatttccATCTGAAATAGAGGAGGAGGAAAGGGCCAAAAGAGAGAAGctggaaaaagaagagagaacatTTTCTGTTTTTCTACAAAGAGAGAGTGCCACAAGTACTCGAGGAGGTGTTGTTTCTTTAGCTGATGAGCTTCACGGTCTTGAATACGATTTTTATCGCCAGAATTGTCCACAAGCTGAGTCTATTGTTAGATCAACAATGGCAAGGATTTACATGCAGCAAAATGATATTTCTTTTGGTCTTTTAAGGCTTCTTTTCCATGATTGCTTCATCAAG GGTTGTGATGCTTCAGTCTTCTTGGATGATAGCAATGGGAATAAAAACCGTTCCATTGAGAGGCAGGCCGCTCCGAACAAGACCTTGAGAGGTATTAATGAGATTGACATGATCAAGGAGGAGCTTGACAATGCATGCCCAGGAGTAGTTTCATGTGCTGACACCCTTGCACTTGCCACCAGAGATGCTGTTGTGCTG GCTGGTGGTCCATTTTATCCAGTTTTTACAGGCAGGAGAGACAGTACTCAATCCTACTTTGATGAAGCCATGGACGAGATTCCAAAGCCCAATGATAACATCACCCGAACACTTTTCCTCTTTTCCCGCAGAGGTTTTGATGAAAGAGAAACAGTCAATCTCTTAG gTGCTCATAATGTAGGCAAAATCAGCTGTGACTTCATCCGGAATCGCCTCACTAACTTCTCTGGGACAGGACAGCCAGATGCCTCTGTAGATCATGATTTCCTAAATGAATTGAGACTTGCTTGTCAGGATAGCAACAGCACCAATCATAATGGAACTGTAGCTTCTATGACATCAAGGGAGATGAGGAACTCTAGTTCGGCAATGATTTTCCAAGGATTATCCGCTTCTATACCATCTGGAGCACGTTTTGATAACCACTACTATCAGAATTTGTTGGGGGGTAGAGGACTTCTATTTGCTGATCAACAATTGATGGCTGATGAGAATACCGCAAGATTGGTGGCAGTTTATGCTTCAGATGATGGAACAACCTTTAGAAGGGACTTTTCCAGGTCCATGGTGAAGATGTCAAACCTTGGTGTCTTGACTGGAACTCTAGGTCAGGTCCGAAACAAATGCTCCTTTCCCACCAGCCAATCTTGA
- the LOC133673402 gene encoding peptidyl-prolyl cis-trans isomerase CYP59-like isoform X4 — MLHLSLTSTSVTSLSQSVHWLHVLRLLRFLLMHSDQILCGFETKEACEQAYFKMDIALIDDRRIHVGFSQSVAKLLSQYRRKDNQPGRGCFKCGSPDHMARDCTGDPANKHHPLKNILKDDDMQHGGGNNSRYEMVFDGDTPESPRPEKRGTGRVTEIGDMERTNDFLKIKEVNILRSDLIEKSIWIEEKNEEMEEETMEITERKIQIVKEGGDDHKDDQDYRKRSSDSHRDHDSHKKRDERDHRHRSAESDNDRECHRDRSNRDDKSSRALR; from the exons ATGCTTCACTTATCATTAACATCAACTTCTGTCACTTCTTTGTCCCAATCTGTGCACTGGTTGCATGTGTTAAGGCTTCTTCGTTTTTTATTGATGCATAGTGATCAAATTTTATGTG GGTTTGAGACCAAAGAGGCATGTGAACAAGCATATTTTAAG ATGGATATTGCTTTGATTGATGATAGAAGGATTCATGTGGGTTTTAGTCAGAGTGTTGCAAAACTGTTGTCTCAGTACAGGCGCAAAGACAACCAACCAG GGAGAGGTTGCTTCAAATGTGGTTCTCCTGATCATATGGCCAGGGATTGCACTGGGGATCCTGCCAATAAGCATCATCCTTTAAAAAACATACTAAAGGACGATGATATGCAGCATGGTGGAGGTAATAATTCAAG ATATGAAATGGTATTTGACGGAGACACTCCAGAAAGTCCTAGGCCAGAAAAGAGAGGAACAGGCAGAGTGACAGAGATAGGGGACATGGAGAGGACAAACGATTTCCTGAAAATAAAGGAAGTCAATATTCTGAGGAGCGACTTGATAGAGAAAAGCATATGGatagaagaaaagaatgaagaaatgGAAGAAGAGACTATGGAGATTacagaaagaaaaattcaaatagTCAAAGAGGGTGGTGATGACCATAAAGATGATCAAGATTACAGAAAGAGAAGTTCAGATAGTCATAGAGATCATGATAGCCATAAAAAGAGGGATGAGCGAGACCATAGACATAGAAGTGCAGAAAGTGACAATGATCGTGAGTGTCATCGAGACAGGAGTAATCGAGATGACAAAAGTAGTCGAGCTCTAAGATGA
- the LOC133673402 gene encoding peptidyl-prolyl cis-trans isomerase CYP59-like isoform X2, producing MLHLSLTSTSVTSLSQSVHWLHVLRLLRFLLMHSDQILCGFETKEACEQAYFKMDIALIDDRRIHVGFSQSVAKLLSQYRRKDNQPGKGRGCFKCGSPDHMARDCTGDPANKHHPLKNILKDDDMQHGGGNNSRYEMVFDGDTPESPRPEKRGTGRVTEIGDMERTNDFLKIKEVNILRSDLIEKSIWIEEKNEEMEEETMEITERKIQIVKEGGDDHKDDQDYRKRSSDSHRDHDSHKKRDERDHRHRSAESDNDRECHRDRSNRDDKSSRALR from the exons ATGCTTCACTTATCATTAACATCAACTTCTGTCACTTCTTTGTCCCAATCTGTGCACTGGTTGCATGTGTTAAGGCTTCTTCGTTTTTTATTGATGCATAGTGATCAAATTTTATGTG GGTTTGAGACCAAAGAGGCATGTGAACAAGCATATTTTAAG ATGGATATTGCTTTGATTGATGATAGAAGGATTCATGTGGGTTTTAGTCAGAGTGTTGCAAAACTGTTGTCTCAGTACAGGCGCAAAGACAACCAACCAGGTAAAG GGAGAGGTTGCTTCAAATGTGGTTCTCCTGATCATATGGCCAGGGATTGCACTGGGGATCCTGCCAATAAGCATCATCCTTTAAAAAACATACTAAAGGACGATGATATGCAGCATGGTGGAGGTAATAATTCAAG ATATGAAATGGTATTTGACGGAGACACTCCAGAAAGTCCTAGGCCAGAAAAGAGAGGAACAGGCAGAGTGACAGAGATAGGGGACATGGAGAGGACAAACGATTTCCTGAAAATAAAGGAAGTCAATATTCTGAGGAGCGACTTGATAGAGAAAAGCATATGGatagaagaaaagaatgaagaaatgGAAGAAGAGACTATGGAGATTacagaaagaaaaattcaaatagTCAAAGAGGGTGGTGATGACCATAAAGATGATCAAGATTACAGAAAGAGAAGTTCAGATAGTCATAGAGATCATGATAGCCATAAAAAGAGGGATGAGCGAGACCATAGACATAGAAGTGCAGAAAGTGACAATGATCGTGAGTGTCATCGAGACAGGAGTAATCGAGATGACAAAAGTAGTCGAGCTCTAAGATGA
- the LOC133673400 gene encoding cyclin-T1-5-like isoform X3 → MFLAGKVEETPRPLKDVILVSYEIIHKKDPEAVQRIKQKEVYEQQKEIILHGERVVLATLGFDLNLLHPYKPLVDAIKKFKVAQNALAQVAWNFVNDGLRTSLCLQFKPHHIAAGAIFLAAKFLKVKLPSDGEKVWWQEFDVTPRQLEEVSNQMLELYEQNRVPPSANSEAEGSIVGGASHRATSKASSSNEEHVAPNNHSQTGSISTRLGNSNLMSRPVHEQPLADNHVGPPRTSQNHGSYHGSAEMRSASDHNMDGEPKDDLPYEIETLPSQGNTREGQTSRQALDGLGNEDLERKVARSEIKDSGESKDKHFGRIAEHREGTFAQSPQDAIKKIDRDKVKAALEKRKRSRGDMTRKTNFLDDDDLIERELEDGIELAAESEKNKHDRRQSWSKPLDREEYENSHHGKNIDARDEKHHGMRGQLSQKPDLNNIEDGELPAPDDMDQGFPSPKLTNRKHKASSPCDRKFEGKHRNDNVPGSHHYNHHDYTDDRNRMNRLGYMERDHKRHVPENHA, encoded by the exons ATGTTTCTTGCGGGGAAGGTGGAGGAGACTCCCCGTCCACTGAAAGATGTTATTCTCGTTTCTTATGAAATTATCCATAAAAAGGATCCTGAAGCAGTTCAGAGGATCAAGCAAAAG GAGGTATATGAACAGCAGAAGGAAATAATTTTACATGGAGAGAGGGTTGTACTTGCAACTCTtggttttgatttaaatttgcTCCATCCGTATAAACCTCTTGTTGATGCTATAAAGAAATTCAAGGTTGCTCAGAATGCCCTTGCTCAAGTTGCATGGAATTTTGTGAATGATGG ACTGCGTACATCTCTTTGCTTGCAATTTAAGCCCCACCACATTGCAGCAGGTGCCATTTTCCTTGCTGCGAAGTTCCTCAAAGTAAAGCTCCCATCAGATGGTGAGAAGGTCTGGTGGCAAGAGTTTGATGTCACCCCACGCCAATTGGAGG AGGTTAGCAATCAGATGCTGGAACTGTATGAACAGAACCGGGTGCCCCCATCAGCTAACAGTGAAGCTGAAGGGAGCATTGTAGGTGGAGCTTCTCATCGGGCCACATCAAAAGCTTCATCTAGCAATGAAGAACATGTGGCACCTAATAATCATTCTCAGACTGGATCTATTAGTACAAGACTTGGAAACTCAAATCTAATGTCTAGACCAGTGCATGAGCAACCTCTTGCAGATAATCATGTTGGTCCTCCAAGAACCAGCCAAAACCATGGTAGTTATCATGGAAGTGCTGAGATGAGAAGTGCCTCAGACCACAATATGGATGGTGAACCTAAAGATGATCTACCCTATGAAATAGAGACATTGCCTTCCCAGGGAAATACGAGGGAAGGTCAAACCTCGAGACAAGCCTTGGATGGGCTTGGAAATGAAGATCTAGAAAGGAAGGTTGCAAGAAGTGAAATAAAAGATTCAGGAGAATCAAAAGATAAACATTTTGGTCGTATTGCGGAGCATAGAGAGGGTACGTTTGCTCAGTCACCCCAAGATGCTATTAAAAAGATTGATAGAGACAAAGTGAAGGCAgctttggaaaaaagaaagaggtccCGAGGTGACATGACTCGAAAAACAAACTTCTTGGATGACGATGATCTAATTGAGAGGGAACTGGAAGATGGAATTGAACTGGCTgctgaaagtgaaaaaaacaagCACGATAGAAGACAAAGCTGGTCCAAGCCCTTGGACAGGGAAGAATATGAGAACTCGCATCATGGAAAGAATATTGATGCAAGGGACGAAAAACATCATGGAATGAGGGGACAGTTATCTCAAAAGCCAGATCTGAACAACATTGAAGATGGGGAACTGCCTGCTCCTGATGATATGGACCAGGGTTTTCCCTCACCTAAGCTGACCAACCGCAAACACAAGGCATCAAGCCCATGTGACAGAAAGTTTGAGGGGAAGCATCGGAATGATAATGTGCCTGGGTCTCACCATTATAATCATCATGATTATACAGATGATCGAAACAGGATGAACCGGCTTGGTTATATGGAGAGAGATCATAAAAGACATGTCCCAGAAAATCATGCCTGA
- the LOC133673402 gene encoding peptidyl-prolyl cis-trans isomerase CYP59-like isoform X3: MLHLSLTSTSVTSLSQSVHWLHVLRLLRFLLMHSDQILCGFETKEACEQAYFKMDIALIDDRRIHVGFSQSVAKLLSQYRRKDNQPAGRGCFKCGSPDHMARDCTGDPANKHHPLKNILKDDDMQHGGGNNSRYEMVFDGDTPESPRPEKRGTGRVTEIGDMERTNDFLKIKEVNILRSDLIEKSIWIEEKNEEMEEETMEITERKIQIVKEGGDDHKDDQDYRKRSSDSHRDHDSHKKRDERDHRHRSAESDNDRECHRDRSNRDDKSSRALR, from the exons ATGCTTCACTTATCATTAACATCAACTTCTGTCACTTCTTTGTCCCAATCTGTGCACTGGTTGCATGTGTTAAGGCTTCTTCGTTTTTTATTGATGCATAGTGATCAAATTTTATGTG GGTTTGAGACCAAAGAGGCATGTGAACAAGCATATTTTAAG ATGGATATTGCTTTGATTGATGATAGAAGGATTCATGTGGGTTTTAGTCAGAGTGTTGCAAAACTGTTGTCTCAGTACAGGCGCAAAGACAACCAACCAG CAGGGAGAGGTTGCTTCAAATGTGGTTCTCCTGATCATATGGCCAGGGATTGCACTGGGGATCCTGCCAATAAGCATCATCCTTTAAAAAACATACTAAAGGACGATGATATGCAGCATGGTGGAGGTAATAATTCAAG ATATGAAATGGTATTTGACGGAGACACTCCAGAAAGTCCTAGGCCAGAAAAGAGAGGAACAGGCAGAGTGACAGAGATAGGGGACATGGAGAGGACAAACGATTTCCTGAAAATAAAGGAAGTCAATATTCTGAGGAGCGACTTGATAGAGAAAAGCATATGGatagaagaaaagaatgaagaaatgGAAGAAGAGACTATGGAGATTacagaaagaaaaattcaaatagTCAAAGAGGGTGGTGATGACCATAAAGATGATCAAGATTACAGAAAGAGAAGTTCAGATAGTCATAGAGATCATGATAGCCATAAAAAGAGGGATGAGCGAGACCATAGACATAGAAGTGCAGAAAGTGACAATGATCGTGAGTGTCATCGAGACAGGAGTAATCGAGATGACAAAAGTAGTCGAGCTCTAAGATGA
- the LOC133673402 gene encoding peptidyl-prolyl cis-trans isomerase CYP59-like isoform X1, which yields MLHLSLTSTSVTSLSQSVHWLHVLRLLRFLLMHSDQILCGFETKEACEQAYFKMDIALIDDRRIHVGFSQSVAKLLSQYRRKDNQPGKAGRGCFKCGSPDHMARDCTGDPANKHHPLKNILKDDDMQHGGGNNSRYEMVFDGDTPESPRPEKRGTGRVTEIGDMERTNDFLKIKEVNILRSDLIEKSIWIEEKNEEMEEETMEITERKIQIVKEGGDDHKDDQDYRKRSSDSHRDHDSHKKRDERDHRHRSAESDNDRECHRDRSNRDDKSSRALR from the exons ATGCTTCACTTATCATTAACATCAACTTCTGTCACTTCTTTGTCCCAATCTGTGCACTGGTTGCATGTGTTAAGGCTTCTTCGTTTTTTATTGATGCATAGTGATCAAATTTTATGTG GGTTTGAGACCAAAGAGGCATGTGAACAAGCATATTTTAAG ATGGATATTGCTTTGATTGATGATAGAAGGATTCATGTGGGTTTTAGTCAGAGTGTTGCAAAACTGTTGTCTCAGTACAGGCGCAAAGACAACCAACCAGGTAAAG CAGGGAGAGGTTGCTTCAAATGTGGTTCTCCTGATCATATGGCCAGGGATTGCACTGGGGATCCTGCCAATAAGCATCATCCTTTAAAAAACATACTAAAGGACGATGATATGCAGCATGGTGGAGGTAATAATTCAAG ATATGAAATGGTATTTGACGGAGACACTCCAGAAAGTCCTAGGCCAGAAAAGAGAGGAACAGGCAGAGTGACAGAGATAGGGGACATGGAGAGGACAAACGATTTCCTGAAAATAAAGGAAGTCAATATTCTGAGGAGCGACTTGATAGAGAAAAGCATATGGatagaagaaaagaatgaagaaatgGAAGAAGAGACTATGGAGATTacagaaagaaaaattcaaatagTCAAAGAGGGTGGTGATGACCATAAAGATGATCAAGATTACAGAAAGAGAAGTTCAGATAGTCATAGAGATCATGATAGCCATAAAAAGAGGGATGAGCGAGACCATAGACATAGAAGTGCAGAAAGTGACAATGATCGTGAGTGTCATCGAGACAGGAGTAATCGAGATGACAAAAGTAGTCGAGCTCTAAGATGA
- the LOC133673400 gene encoding cyclin-T1-3-like isoform X1, which produces MVNLMTSDSSHSGMNDGGLYGYSQEKLEEGGCWYFSRKEIEENSPSRQDGIDLKKEAYLRKSYCTFLQDFGMRLKVPQVTIATAIIFCHRFFLRQSHAKNDRRTIATVCMFLAGKVEETPRPLKDVILVSYEIIHKKDPEAVQRIKQKEVYEQQKEIILHGERVVLATLGFDLNLLHPYKPLVDAIKKFKVAQNALAQVAWNFVNDGLRTSLCLQFKPHHIAAGAIFLAAKFLKVKLPSDGEKVWWQEFDVTPRQLEEVSNQMLELYEQNRVPPSANSEAEGSIVGGASHRATSKASSSNEEHVAPNNHSQTGSISTRLGNSNLMSRPVHEQPLADNHVGPPRTSQNHGSYHGSAEMRSASDHNMDGEPKDDLPYEIETLPSQGNTREGQTSRQALDGLGNEDLERKVARSEIKDSGESKDKHFGRIAEHREGTFAQSPQDAIKKIDRDKVKAALEKRKRSRGDMTRKTNFLDDDDLIERELEDGIELAAESEKNKHDRRQSWSKPLDREEYENSHHGKNIDARDEKHHGMRGQLSQKPDLNNIEDGELPAPDDMDQGFPSPKLTNRKHKASSPCDRKFEGKHRNDNVPGSHHYNHHDYTDDRNRMNRLGYMERDHKRHVPENHA; this is translated from the exons ATGGTAAATTTAATGACTAGTGATTCATCTCATTCCGGAATGAATGATGGCGGACTGTATGGATATTCTCAGGAAAAACTTGAAGAAGGTGGTTGTTGGTACTTTTCTAGGAAGGAAATTGAAGAGAATTCTCCATCTAGACAAGATGGCATTGACTTAAAGAAAGAGGCTTATCTACGCAAGTCATACTGTACGTTTCTACAAGATTTCGGCATGAGACTTAAAGT GCCCCAGGTAACAATTGCTACTGCAATAATTTTCTGTCACCGATTCTTTCTTCGTCAATCCCATGCGAAGAATGATAGGAGG ACTATCGCTACAGTTTGTATGTTTCTTGCGGGGAAGGTGGAGGAGACTCCCCGTCCACTGAAAGATGTTATTCTCGTTTCTTATGAAATTATCCATAAAAAGGATCCTGAAGCAGTTCAGAGGATCAAGCAAAAG GAGGTATATGAACAGCAGAAGGAAATAATTTTACATGGAGAGAGGGTTGTACTTGCAACTCTtggttttgatttaaatttgcTCCATCCGTATAAACCTCTTGTTGATGCTATAAAGAAATTCAAGGTTGCTCAGAATGCCCTTGCTCAAGTTGCATGGAATTTTGTGAATGATGG ACTGCGTACATCTCTTTGCTTGCAATTTAAGCCCCACCACATTGCAGCAGGTGCCATTTTCCTTGCTGCGAAGTTCCTCAAAGTAAAGCTCCCATCAGATGGTGAGAAGGTCTGGTGGCAAGAGTTTGATGTCACCCCACGCCAATTGGAGG AGGTTAGCAATCAGATGCTGGAACTGTATGAACAGAACCGGGTGCCCCCATCAGCTAACAGTGAAGCTGAAGGGAGCATTGTAGGTGGAGCTTCTCATCGGGCCACATCAAAAGCTTCATCTAGCAATGAAGAACATGTGGCACCTAATAATCATTCTCAGACTGGATCTATTAGTACAAGACTTGGAAACTCAAATCTAATGTCTAGACCAGTGCATGAGCAACCTCTTGCAGATAATCATGTTGGTCCTCCAAGAACCAGCCAAAACCATGGTAGTTATCATGGAAGTGCTGAGATGAGAAGTGCCTCAGACCACAATATGGATGGTGAACCTAAAGATGATCTACCCTATGAAATAGAGACATTGCCTTCCCAGGGAAATACGAGGGAAGGTCAAACCTCGAGACAAGCCTTGGATGGGCTTGGAAATGAAGATCTAGAAAGGAAGGTTGCAAGAAGTGAAATAAAAGATTCAGGAGAATCAAAAGATAAACATTTTGGTCGTATTGCGGAGCATAGAGAGGGTACGTTTGCTCAGTCACCCCAAGATGCTATTAAAAAGATTGATAGAGACAAAGTGAAGGCAgctttggaaaaaagaaagaggtccCGAGGTGACATGACTCGAAAAACAAACTTCTTGGATGACGATGATCTAATTGAGAGGGAACTGGAAGATGGAATTGAACTGGCTgctgaaagtgaaaaaaacaagCACGATAGAAGACAAAGCTGGTCCAAGCCCTTGGACAGGGAAGAATATGAGAACTCGCATCATGGAAAGAATATTGATGCAAGGGACGAAAAACATCATGGAATGAGGGGACAGTTATCTCAAAAGCCAGATCTGAACAACATTGAAGATGGGGAACTGCCTGCTCCTGATGATATGGACCAGGGTTTTCCCTCACCTAAGCTGACCAACCGCAAACACAAGGCATCAAGCCCATGTGACAGAAAGTTTGAGGGGAAGCATCGGAATGATAATGTGCCTGGGTCTCACCATTATAATCATCATGATTATACAGATGATCGAAACAGGATGAACCGGCTTGGTTATATGGAGAGAGATCATAAAAGACATGTCCCAGAAAATCATGCCTGA